In Pyrus communis chromosome 1, drPyrComm1.1, whole genome shotgun sequence, the following are encoded in one genomic region:
- the LOC137732074 gene encoding serine/threonine-protein kinase STY13-like, with amino-acid sequence MQIAAEVVLGVSPMEGEESVFIDLYTKDPAENTGSGGEGKGAAAGKASSAFKFDPSILIDPSCIKIGSVLGEGRGAIVYEGLYQSKPVAVKIIRPPKTKYVSLDRQEKFHREVSMLSKVKHDNIVKFVGACFEPSMIILTELLRGGNLQKYLWERRPRTPDLKCSISFAMDVCRAMEYMHANGIIHRDLKPANLLLTEDLNMIKVADFGHAREEISGAMTSEAGTYRWMAPELFSTEPVPKGSKKEYDHKADVYSFSIVLWELIINQTPFSGRTNIIVAYAAANKIRPELDDIPQDLIPLLESCWADDPKIRPEFMEITSHLSNYHKQLCAAELEPPAVNVPESEPQDSNLKEEEPPRVHANDKSEEKKKVKRRKKCRSSFFFFCCRPVAVHE; translated from the exons ATGCAAATAGCAGCAGAAGTAGTACTGGGGGTGTCACCAATGGAGGGAGAGGAAAGCGTGTTCATCGACCTGTACACGAAAGACCCTGCTGAAAACACAGGAAGCGGCGGCGAGGGGAAGGGAGCTGCGGCGGGGAAGGCCAGCTCCGCCTTCAAATTCGACCCCAGCATTCTGATTGACCCGAGCTGCATCAAGATTGGTTCTGTGCTCGGAGAAGGGCGCGGAGCTATTGTTTATGAGGGATT GTACCAATCCAAGCCCGTTGCTGTAAAAATTATACGGCCACCCAAAACAAAATATGTTAGTCTTGATCGTCAAGAAAAATTTCACCGGGAAGTATCAATGCTTTCGAAGGTGAAACATGACAATATTGTCAAG TTCGTAGGCGCATGCTTTGAACCTTCGATGATAATTCTTACTGAGCTTCTGAGAGGAGGTAACCTCCAGAAGTACCTATGGGAAAGGCGCCCCAGAACACCTGATCTCAAGTGTTCAATAAGTTTTGCAATGGATGTCTGTCGAGCTATGgaatacatgcatgcaaatggCATCATCCACCGTGACCTGAAACCag CCAACCTGCTTCTTACAGAAGACCTGAACATGATAAAGGTGGCCGACTTCGGCCACGCTAGAGAAGAAATATCCGGGGCCATGACCTCGGAGGCGGGCACTTACAGATGGATGGCTCCCGAg CTATTCAGCACAGAGCCAGTTCCAAAAGGATCAAAGAAGGAATACGATCACAAGGCTGACGTGTACAGCTTCTCGATAGTTCTATGGGAACTGATCATAAACCAAACTCCTTTCTCCGGACGGACTAATATAATAGTTGCATATGCAGCAGCGAAC AAAATACGGCCAGAGCTGGATGACATTCCTCAAGATCTCATTCCACTCCTGGAGTCCTGTTGGGCCGACGACCCAAAGATCCGACCTGAGTTCATGGAGATCACAAGCCATCTTTCCAACTACCACAAACAACTGTGTGCGGCTGAGTTGGAACCTCCAGCAGTCAATGTGCCGGAATCTGAACCTCAAGACAGCAACTTGAAGGAAGAAGAGCCTCCCAGAGTCCACGCGAATGACAAGTccgaagagaaaaagaaagttaAAAGGCGAAAGAAGTGCAGAtcaagtttcttcttcttttgctgTCGACCTGTAGCAGTGCATGAGTGA
- the LOC137726396 gene encoding homeobox-leucine zipper protein ATHB-40-like: MTTNSHQIVEDDHQMLLISHLYSASDVYTQIVPPQGASKPARRRRRKSKGGEAGGVGLKKRKLTAEQVDLLELNFGNEHKLESEKKDRLASELGLDPRQVAVWFQNRRARWKNKKLEEEYSTLKKENEITVAEKCRLESEMSKLKDQLSEAEKEIQRLSQRVDHGGSSNSPSSSLSMEAIDPPFLGEFGVEEYDDVFYMPQNNYIHGMEWMNLYM, encoded by the exons ATGACAACAAACAGCCACCAAATTGTTGAAGACGATCATCAGATGCTACTGATCTCTCACTTGTATTCGGCCTCTGATGTCTACACTCAAATTGTACCCCCCCAAG GAGCCTCAAAGCCGGCAAGACGACGTCGCAGGAAGAGCAAAGGTGGAGAAGCTGGTGGTGTTGGGCTTAAGAAGAGGAAGCTCACAGCTGAACAAGTAGACCTTCTTGAGCTCAATTTTGGCAACGAACACAAACTGGAGTCTGAGAAGAAAGACAGGCTTGCTTCTGAACTGGGTCTTGATCCTCGTCAAGTTGCTGTTTGGTTCCAAAACCGTAGGGCTCGTTGGAAGAACAAGAAGTTGGAGGAAGAATACTCAAccttaaagaaagaaaatgaaataactGTTGCTGAGAAATGTAGACTTGAATCCGAG ATGTCGAAGCTCAAGGATCAACTCTCGGAGGCTGAGAAGGAGATCCAACGGCTCTCGCAGCGGGTCGATCATGGCGGCTCCAGCAACAGTCCGAGCTCCTCACTCTCCATGGAAGCCATTGATCCTCCATTTTTAGGAGAATTTGGGGTGGAAGAGTACGATGATGTTTTTTACATGCCCCAGAACAATTACATTCATGGCATGGAATGGATGAACCTGTATATGTGA
- the LOC137737489 gene encoding uncharacterized protein, which produces MSRPMEEDGAKNEEEEFNTGPLSVLMMSVKNNTQVLINCRNNRKLLGRVRAFDRHCNMVLENVREMWTEVPKTGKGKKKAQPVNKDRFISKMFLRGDSVIIVLRNPK; this is translated from the exons ATGAG CCGACCAATGGAGGAAGAT GGTGCCAAGAACGAGGAAGAGGAATTCAACACAGGGCCACTTTCTGTCCTTATGATGAGTGTAAAAAATAATACTCAG GTGCTCATCAATTGCCGTAACAACCGAAAGCTTCTTGGCCGTGTGAGAGCATTTGACAGGCATTGCAACATGGTTCTGGAAAATGTCAGGGAGATGTGGACTGAG GTGCCGAAGACTGGAAAAGGCAAGAAAAAGGCCCAGCCGGTTAACAAAGACAGGTTCATCAGCAAGATGTTTCTCCGTGGGGACTCTGTTATCATCGTTCTTAGGAATCCGAAGTGA
- the LOC137737281 gene encoding probable NAD(P)H dehydrogenase (quinone) FQR1-like 2: protein MGKGGGCVPSKKKVLSDAAPIPDTANNASRSPAPASTGGTPSSAPKPNNVSVVAESHPNPGPVTKLRIFIVFYSMYGHVEELARRMKKGVDGVEGAEGVLYRVPETLPAEVLEKMKAPPKDHEIPEISAAELTGADGVLFGFPTRFGSMAAQMKAFFDSTGQLWKEQTLAGKPGGFFVSTGTQGGGQETTLWTAITQLAHHGMLFVPVGYTFGAGMFKMDSVRGGSPYGAGVFAGDGTRGASETELALAEHQGKYMASVVKKLAA from the exons ATGGGGAAAGGCGGGGGCTGTGTCCCAAGCAAGAAGAAAGTCCTCTCCGATGCCGCACCAATTCCCGACACCGCCAATAATGCCTCGCGAAGCCCGGCGCCGGCTTCCACCGGCGGCACTCCCAGTTCCGCTCCCAAGCCAAACAACGTTTCTGTCGTCGCCGAATCGCACCCGAATCCGGGCCCGGTTACGAAATTGAGGATATTCATAGTGTTCTACTCGATGTACGGGCACGTGGAGGAGCTCGCCAGGCGGATGAAGAAGGGGGTTGACGGCGTGGAGGGGGCGGAGGGGGTTCTGTACCGGGTGCCCGAGACGCTGCCGGCCGAGGTTTTGGAGAAGATGAAGGCGCCGCCCAAGGACCATGAAATTCCGGAGATTTCGGCGGCGGAGCTGACGGGGGCGGACGGTGTTTTGTTTGGGTTTCCGACGAGGTTCGGGAGCATGGCGGCGCAGATGAAGGCGTTTTTCGACTCGACCGGGCAGCTGTGGAAGGAGCAGACCCTGGCTGGGAAGCCTGGTGGGTTCTTTGTCAGCACCGGGACTCAAGGCGGCGGCCAAGAAACCACTCT ATGGACGGCAATCACCCAACTAGCACACCACGGAATGCTGTTTGTTCCCGTTGGGTATACTTTTGGAGCTGGCATGTTTAAGATGGACTCTGTAAGAGGGGGTTCTCCGTATGGCGCTGGTGTCTTTGCTGGTGACGGCACAAGAGGCGCAAGTGAAACTGAGTTGGCTCTTGCAGAGCATCAGGGGAAGTATATGGCATCAGTAGTCAAGAAACTTGCCGCTTGA